The Mauremys reevesii isolate NIE-2019 linkage group 1, ASM1616193v1, whole genome shotgun sequence genome segment TgattaaaaagacaaaaaaacagcttatttAAAACCAAGCATTATTTCTTCACCTAAACATAGCATGCAGAGCACAAGGTTAAAGCAAAATTCTACATGTATGATCCCCTTTACCTAATCCTTAATCTTTCATTGTAAATTTTGATATGTTTTTATCTAGACCAGCTACATCCATACCTAACTGGAAGACGCATGCGTGTGTGCGACACTCTGTATGCTTGTCAGCTCTCACTGAGCAgccaagccctgccccacccacaacacacacacttcccAAAGGAATCTTCAAGGTTTTGGATCCTTTGATCCTAGGCTTAGCCATGGGAGAAGTTAACCATTCCATTTTGGATGGAGCCAGATAACTGGCACTCTCCAATAAACCTTTTCCCCATGTTTTCCCTCAAGGATTCTTATCCATGTCATTATTTTGTCTTTCCTGTTAAGTTCCTTTAACAACCCTTTTGATTCAAGTCTATGCACTCAGGCAGGATAATATCACACAGGTAATCTGAGATGTATACTATTtgtaaaaaccaaacaaaaagccCCAACACATTCTCCTTATCACTTTTCACTTCTATAAGCCACAAGTTTTGTTTGTACTTGCACAATATATTCTAATCCACGTCTTGTTTTTACATATATAAATGCTTCAATGTAGACACTCACTACCGGGTGGGGAAGGGTTCTCCCATTGCTTTAGTTCATCTGCCTCCCCAAGAGATTGAAGtgaggttgacagaagaattcttccattgatttagcaagtctacactgggggttaggttagCATAATTACCTCTCAgtggtgtagatttttcacacccttgagacACAAAACTATGCTGATATAGGTACCATCCTATAGACCAGggggttctcagacttcattgcactgcgacccccttctgacaacaaaaattacttcgtGATCCCAggagggggaccaaagcctgagctttactgctcggggggtgggggggggagaaagagggggcaaagctgaagctcaagggcttcatCCCCAGGCCGAGGGCCTGCAACCTGAGCCAGGCCACCCAGGGCCGAAGCCTtcaggctttggccctgggcagtggggctcaggcttcagcaccaggccccagcaagtctaagccagccctggcaacctcATTCAAagggggtcacaacccactttggggtccccacccacagtttgagaatcactgccatAGACAGACTGAGGAGTGCTGATTTAGTTTTGTATGGATGCTATACTATATAGTATCATATTGCGTGCCAAGTAATGGTAGATACTGGGGTCAAATAATTTTATCAGGCACATTCCCAAAAAGATCACAAACTCACTTTATATTAACAACAAAGACAATGTTTTATTGAACAAATCTATGTACAGtacaaaaaggtttttaaaatgaaacactaCTGTTGATTTATTGCAGTTTGATGGCTCAGTTTTAATTTGTACTCTTatataaatgaaaagtaaaataATTTAACATTCAACAAGGAAGCACTGATTTCCTTTCTTGCTGAACCTTTAATAGCTTTTACAAATTAACAGAGTCCCAAAATGCATATGCTGCATTTAGTCAGAAAGGTGTTATACAGTaccaaataaattaaaaaaaaataacactaCTATCCCTTTAAGTCTTTCATCCATACCACTGATGTTAAACAAGAAAAGTAAATGAGTACAGCTGAACCTTCACTGTGATATTAAAATCACAAATTTAATGTTATAAATTATCCAAACTATACaatttatagttttttttttaaatgaatatggCTAAATAACCCAAGTACCAGTAACCTTTCCCCACAGATATGACCATTTTCAACCTACTTAGCACAATTTGTGGAGGGTGCCTATCAAGCAGCAACTTTTGAAAATTAGAATTTACATGACCTTTATAATGGAGTGGGTTCAAGTAGTAACAGATGAGCTCTAGAAAACTAACCACCAAGTCAAACCAAGTTAAGTCCACTTGGAGGAAGATGATTAAAATATGATAATCTGCACAAAAAGCACACAgaccttgatccagcaaagcacttcggTGCATGAATAAACTTTAAGCACATCAAtactgccattaacttcaatgggactatttgcatgctTAAATTTACACATATTCTTTGCTGGATCAAAACCATATATCAATGTTGGAGTAAGTGTATTTTAAATTACACAATCTGACACTTAGtcttgggaaaaaaacaaatgctAGATTTGGAACTTTTTTAAACTCTAAAAATTGCCAGCTCAATTTAGGATGGTGTCTTAAATGTCTCTGAATCCTATAAAGCATGTATAATAATCCCACACAttagaaatatattttattttcaaattataGTTACTTAATACTTCAACTGAGTATGCCAACAGgtaacattttacagaagggacAACTACATGTCTTTTGAACTAAAATCTGTACTTCAAAATGTTACCTGCCACTTACTTTAAGCGTTCACCTAAGTGAAATAAAATCTAGATTTTTTCAAAATTATATATACTGAACACGTGATATAAACAGACGGTTGTGTGCAACACAAGCATCTTTAAACAAAAAATGAGTTTAACAGGTAGAAAAATTATGGTCACAGTTTTATGCATGTACATAGATGCACAAAAGCTACACACTTTAAACCAAGAAAATACAAATCCCAATCATGTTTTTGAAGCAACACGTGGCACTTTAGTGCCAACAAAAAAGCATCAAAGATTAAGTACACTTAAAGATTTAatacataattttttttcataTCTACTGACCAAGTTTTCAAGTTTTTATAACTTAAGACTCTAAAATAACCTTTATTTTTTCCAGATGTATTTAAGCAATTTAACTAGACTAAAACTGAAGGTACAAAACAAAGGAGAGCCTGGGAATATTCTAAAGAAGATACCCAGGTTCTTAAAAGTTAGTTGGGTAAAAACTTTGCAGTAGATAAGTGGAAGTATGGAAATGCATTTGACTGACTTGTTCCTTTAgttccatttatttaaaaagctAATAAATTTTATACACAAGATGCACTTTATCTTGTAAATATAAAGCAAAAAATGTGTTCTTTGGTGCCTCAAATGTCATGCAGATCTTTCTAGAAGTGCCCCAGACGTTGGTATTAATGTAATGCACACATACCTGTGATCATAATTTTATACCCTTTTACTTTTGGCCAAATCCAAGTTAGAGAAGCATTTTCTAGGATTGAAGTAGTAAGAATCTGAGTTAGCATTCTTTTTTTCCCTAagtgaggggaagaggagggagaagtTACATGAACATCTATTTGATTTTACAGAGGATTCCTAGCAGAGTCATTTTTCAACTATAGTGTTTTAAGTGCCAGAAATATTTAACAGCCTACTTTACAATGAAACCTTTCTATGTTTGCAAATGTGAATTGTTGCTACAATGAACAGATCCCGTATCCATATTTTTAACCGGTATCAATTCTTACATAATCTGTTGAGTAAGCAAGCTGACTGCCTTACTATACTGTACACACTTTGTGATGAATCATTCAACGAGCAAACTAATTGAGCTGGGAAAGCCCTTCTGTGTTGTCCTAGATTACTGTGAAAATTTGACTCATGCCCACTGTTTTTATCAACCATACCTTCTGCCTCTCTGAATGTACCCAAGCTTCTAGCCTACAGCACCAAGCAGGGTCCGAAATAAACAGTTTGTATGATCTACAAAACAAGGTAGTATTGTTAGTGGGTAATTTTTCATTGTAGTTGAAAATCTGAGCACTTGCAACATTCTCCTTTGATGAaaactctactcctgggggaattctgcgcctctgtgcatgcgcagaatttatgtcccctgcagatttatttgcttccctgcagaaaaaatgattttctgacagggaagcaacaAGAGCAACCATGAGACCCTGCCTAGCAATatgtttcaggtgcccagggcagctagCAGAAAAGTAAATCACTGGGGGgccggagccagggctggggaaaCCCCAGCTGATGGCACCTACCCTATGCCGggttcagctgctagtcccagctgggctggggaggacgggacttcctcttcccctgcatggcatctggggctgtgtcagacccaccccaaTTTCTCCTCTGGCTGTAGAAAGCTCTGAAAATTCACTCCTCCACGCTTCCagcacccatcgctcctcagctgcaggggggagggttaactgtacagggagctgctgctCCCCAATCCGCACAACTCTCTTGCATCCAGACCctctcatacccagaccctcctgccgagcctcacctcccacccacccaaaACCCACTCCCTCTGCACCTGGACAACCTTGACGAACCACCAACACCTGAAATCCCACCCtaccaagccccaaccagctgcacctggatccctaCCCCACTGAGATGCACTCCCCCAGCATCTTGACCCCCCACTAAGCCTCCCACACCAAGAGCCCCCACTGAGattcccaaccaccttcacctggacccccctcccccgcagaatcccattaccgttgcacccagaacccccctcaAGAAGCTGCCATGCATCCAGATCTctcccacacccagatcccccactgagctgcccgcaCTCAAATTGCCCCACACAAATCTCTCAACCCAAACCTGGATtgccccacactaagcccctccacacttggatcctgccttgctgagtctgCCTGCACCTGGTGCACCTTGCATGGAGGGGCAGGACTCTGGGCTGTTTTTAGGGCAGGTCCTGTCCTTGCACTGTGTTAGGGGTGCACGCCGAGTCCGTAGCGTGGGGTGgaaggggagctgcacagtgatctaccacctcctgtgctccccaatgccatgctggagcctccacatttattgcagaattttaatatattgtgtgcagaattcttatttttttggcacagaatttaatttttgATGCACAATACCCTCATAAGTAAGACTCAGGAATGCCTTTTTTTGTGCGTGTCTTTATGTCTGTTACATAGAGGTGACATATTGAAACTTTCCATCCTTACAGACTAATTCTGGATGTCACTTTTACCAGCAATCTTTTGCTGGCCAAAGTACTTAAACACTTTGCTTTCCATTGCTGAGCTTTTTCATTTGTTTCTGATAAGGACCACCACCTTTTTCAGAGAGACTGCTACTGCTGGCTGTACTGTTTTAAGGTTGACCTGTTAACATTTTCCCATTCCTCCTTTACATGACAGAGCATTACTTGGTAAATCAAAACTCAATGCTGTATCACTGCAGGGCGCTGAGTTTCTTCATCTATTTTTGCTAATAACTGACATTCTTTGCTTTGTCTTCTGTTGTTCTATCTTCATTTAATTCACATTTTTCATGGACAGAATTGAATAGAGACGTTTTTCTATCAGTCATACTAAGAATTGAAGGACCTTTATATTTGGATATTTTAGCACTATACTCCAGCTCAAATTCACCTTTCTTCACTCCGTGCATACATTTATTTTTTAGCCTCAATCTGTACGTGTTAGTCCCAGCAGCTGTTGTACACATTACTTGTGTTAAATCTCTCACTATCTGTAAGGGACTTTTTATTTAACGTATGTGTAGTTTTGCCATATACGGTACTTTAAGTGGGCTTTTAAATGCATCTGAATTGTGTCTTGTACAGCTGACATATCTAATATCAGACTGTTGATACAATTTTCATTTTATCTTCTGTACTTTAACTTTTTGGCTATTGGTACACACTGTCCATCTTAGACTTTTCTCTACACTCTTCATTTTGGATTCTGAACACAAAATTTATTAAATGACCTCCATGATTTTTTGTTAAAGACACAAACTTTGAAAAAAGAATGTCCATTTCCTCTATCAGATTTTTATCCATACCATGAACATAAATGTAATGTCTCTGTAAACTAAATCTTTTTAATAATGTGGAGCGAGATCCTTTCAACTTGCATGGATAGGAAGGGTTTCTCTTATTACAACTTTTTAATCCAGTGGCACAGGTTACAGTGGTGTTTCTTTCTCTAAGGCAACAGCCACTTCTCTTCTCTGCCTGCTCAGGtgagtgttttatttttcttaagcGCTCATGTCAGACACACTCTGCTGCTGTTCTTTGATCATACACTGGGAATTCATGGGGCTTTCTGGATAACTGGTACTTTGGGGAGTTTGTAGCAACCTTTCGGGACTCAAAACCTGCACAGCTCCTACTAGTCCTCTGTGAGTTCTATCTAGAAAATGTGCTTTGTCTTTTATCAAGGTCACATTTTTCTTTAGTAATTTGAGTCTGCTTTATGATTAAGGCCATCTGGGAAACAGCAAACTGATGCTTCTTCATGTAGTGTTTTCTCACACCACTCCTCAATTGATACATCTTCCCACAACATTTAATCAGGCACCTGTAAAACAGATTACGTTTGTTAGATTTCATTTTGTTTCCATGCAAATAGTGCTTTAAATTGGAATTTTGCTTCAGTTTGTCAACATGCCTAGTTCTGAACATGCAAGTAGAAAATGCATAGATTAAACTAACCAACTCTGTCTTGTCTGAATGAGCTCTCATCAAAGCTGTCTGCTGATTTTCAACTCATTTCTTTTCCTAAACACTTAGTTTGATTGAGTTTATCTTCTGGTTTATTAAAATACTTGGTTTTTATTCACGTCATTACCATTCAATTCTAGTACAGGTTCGAGTACACTGGAATTGGTTATGTGCTctatttgtctttttttaaatttgttctgCCTTGAGACCTGTTTCCAAGGACCATTTCTCTTAGTTTCTATCTATCTTTTAGTTCATATCTAAACGTATGCATATAGAAGCATTGTAAGAGACTtactttcatcatctgaatcaaatCCAAACAGCGTCTGACATTTCTTTTGTGCAAGGTGAGCCTCAAGTGCTTCTGAGTTACAGTAGGTGGTCAGGCAGTTCCCACATCTGAATCTTTCTGCTGATTTGCTACAAGCTTTATCTTGCTCAGAATGGGAATCTATTTTATCAGTTACAGTTTTTCTACGTTTTGGCATGCTAATGTATCGTTCATCAAGGTAACTTGGAGGCAACGGTCTAACATATGGTTTTGTCACAATTAAGCCATATGAAGTGTTTTCAGTTGTCTGATTTGGTTTGGAAGGTGACTGAGAGACTGCAGCAGTATTGTTTTGTGGTATATCATTGCTGTTCTGTAAAACTGGTATTGACCCATTTTCTGTCCTTGTTTCATCTGCCACTCTGTCCAAAGCTGCATCTGATGAAGCTGAACAAGTCTGCTCCAGTTCAATGTGCCCATTGACCAGTTGGTCACGAACATTACAGTTTTCAGTTTTTGGCTGTACTATAGGCATCTTTTGGTCTATCAAGCTTAAAACTGTAGCAGTAACATCAGATGAATTTTCACTCCCATTCTGAATTACATTGTATGCTTTCTTCTCAATACTCTGGATATACGTCTTTGGTTCTGTAGAGTCTTTCCTTGCCTTCCAAGTTGGAACTGGTAAATCTACAGCTTCTTTTTCACTACTAGATGCATCTTTTTCTTGAAAACCACAAAGTGACTCTGATAGAGTATCTGCTAAATTTTCTTCATTTACTTCAGAACActctgttttgtttaaataaTGCTGAGCCTCATGTTCATACAGCAAAGGAAGCTCCTCAAAAAGCTCGCAGCACTCTGCAAAATTACACTGAGCTTTAAAAACACTGTGACTTTTCGTATGCTCTGCAAGCTCAGTGGACAGCTTAAATCTCTGATTACagttaaaatgtaaacaaaagtAAACATTTGGATATACGTGTCGCTTCAGGTGGTCTATGAAATGCTGAGAATCTGCAAACTTTCTCTGACAGAACCGACATTTTCCTTTATTCCACTTCATTATATGCTGCTGCACCTTCAGATCAGCTGGGTGAGCTTTTCTTGCATGTTTATTGAGAAATCTTATCTTTTTAAACACTCTAATGCAACTGTTGGCAGGGCACTTGAAGTTACCTTCTTGATCCATAACATCCGGATCCTTTTGAGAGCACAAAGCTCCATTTACTCTATGAAGTATAGGAGATTCTTGACTTGGGCTACCACCACCCTCAGGCAAACTCTCTGTAGTTAAAGGTTCAGGAGGATTATTTAAACAGCTGTCACAACTGCCATTTTCAATAACATTATCCTGTTGGCTTACATGATTTTCAGCCACATCCAATTCCTGGTCATGGTTTTGTACTTCCATATCAGTACTTGGAACTACTGCAACCTCTGATTCATTATCTTTAGAACTGTTAgaattcccattttcaaaagagacggATGCATGAGAGCAATTTACTTCATTTAAAGCAGGGGTTTCCTGATCATCGTGATGGGTAGCAGCAAGATGCTGTCTTTGTATTTTCTTGACATGATTCCTTAAGTGCTTCAGCATGATTCCTCTTTGCCTGAATTTCCTACAGCATATTACACATGAAAAACTGCCCTTTTTCTGGTGAGCCTGTGCATGCCTCACAATGTGACCACCAAGAAATTCCCTGTTGCATAACGCACAACGGTGTCTTGGTACATTATGATCTATTTTAGATGCTGCAAGAGCTACATGGTTCGTTCTGGCATGAccttcagagaggtcttcagggTCAAGCTCTCCATTACTTAGATCTGTTAAAGAGACTTCTTCACTCAAAGCCTGACGTTCCATTggcttctctgtattagcaacaGAATTTTCCAGTGTACTTGCACCTAAACCAACAGATGCTTTATCCCCCAACAGTGATAAACAATTCTGCTTGATCATCAAAAAATTCCAAAACTCAGGATCAAAAAACAAACCTTTCTTCAAAATTGGAAGCAACTCAAAACGTACACGGTTCTGAACAGAACTAGTGTGCTCATTATACTCTTCATCTGCACATTTATATAGATGCTCAACAGTGTAATATGATTCTAAGGTGCGCTCAAGAAAAAAGATAGAAAGCGCACAAATTCTGAGTATCTCCAAGTCATTTGGCAAAAAATGAGCAATCGTTTTATATATGAGACATTTCATAACTGGATCATCACGAAGGTCCAACTGCAGAGCACAGCCACATATTTCAACACAAATCTGCAAACCATCGTCTCCAACCTGCAGAAAAGAAATTAAGATTAATTATACATCATCCCCTACTTTTATTGTTGGCTTGCGACAGAGGCACGTTTGAATGCAAAATAAagcaagagcaacaaaaattcaGTTCTAAAACAATACTTGAATTTCAACATAAAActttgtattaaaatatttcaaaggtAAGTAGAATTCAGAAGGCATCTCAGTTGTTAATGTAAATGTTTAAACTTGCAAAGATCTCCAAAAGCAGATTTTATTAAATGATATATAAATAAAGCAATAAAATAAACTACAGCTATGCTGAGCATAACATTTGGCTTGCACTGCAGGCTGCATATCTAGTGCTGTCAACAAAGCTTCGGATACTTCTGCACTGCACACTTCTGTGTCAAAGAGACAGCAGGATAACTGTTTGGGCATGTTTTAGTTTCAGTTTAGAGAACTGCACGCAAAGGACCATGGTGCAAAACACTATTCTGCCATCCGTATCCTGATTAACTGGTCTGTATTTCATAATATAACTGAGCATATTCTAAATATGCTTTCACAGACTCGAGGGAAAGAAGAATATAATGCAGTGTTTTGGTCAAGGTTTGCAGAAGCTTGGGTTCTCTAAACCTGTCCCCATTTTGACTCATTTAACTTGTACTGCATAAAAAATGAAAACTACAAATGTGGGCATAACTTTTCAAAGGTGacaagtgattttgggtgcccaaactgACGTATCATAATGGCCTGACATTTCAGAAATGGTGAGCTATCACCCTGAAAAATGCTAATCACTTGAAATTTAAGCTAGGCCCTTAACTGAAATTTATAATTAAGATGTGTTTCTGAAAATGCCTCCTATCTGAgatataaaatattttgattaaggAAAAATCTGGGAACAAGTTTTTATTATAGCTATATGTTGCATACATCTTCAATATCTATGTATTAACAAGTACATACATATTCACGTATTGGTTGGGGCATTTAAAAATCTAAATAGCACTTGAGTGTTTAGTTAAATCTTACTAACAGAGCAGTACCAGATTAACCGAACCACCAGGAATATTTTTTGGACTATTTACTTAGAGTCAAGACATGGTGAACATTAACGGAATTGTTTCACTTGTGTATAACTATTCTGTAACAGTAACATAGGTTTACTCTGGTTCAAGTGAAAAAAATGATTACACTCTTCATGCACCTAAGTCTTAGAATGCCAGGAAGACGTAATGCAGTCCCCTGCTACTATAAAAATCTGCTGTAAAGTTAGTCAGATATTAGATGTGGAATTTGAGCTATTTGGCACATTAGGATGTGCAATGTTGCACTTTATTACAAACTTCTGAGATACATGGGAAAGCGTATAGGACAAGTGCAGGCTGAAGCTGGTACCAAATGTCAGCAAATGAGTGTCTGAAGTAAAATGTGTTTTAGCATCTTGGTCTACTCTATTAGCTCTTTTGCGTGGAGTTTCTAGTACTTTCTTTTTTCTAGGATCCAGGCTTGATTCCTTGCCAAAGAATTAATAATCCCTCAGGACACTGCCACTATCATACAAACTCAAGGTTCAGGTTAAAAGACATAGATCTATACTTTGGCTACAGATAAAAAGGCAGAGAACCAATTAAGTTTACCGTGTCTTCTGCTTAGAATCTTGTTTGGCCAAAGGTAAGTAGTACCACATTACATTAAATAGTCTAATTCTTCAGCAGTTATATTGCCAATAACAAGGCTACAATTAATTGTGTCTGTTTCTTAATTCGAGGGGTCTCAAATGTACATAGGGTGGGCCTTATCTTAGTAGAGGCTGTCTCACAGATCACACTCTCTCTCATTTAAGACTGTATGGGTCATCAGCTCTCCCACCGGCCAACAAGTAACATCCTTCTGTCAACTATAGCAATTGCTTACATTGCAAAGGAGTATTAGAAAAGCATTTAGAGTACTTTTAGCTCCTTTTAATATAAACTATGAAAACAGCACCATGTAACCAGTCAGGTGTTTGCAGACCACCAGCAAGTGATGTAGGGGC includes the following:
- the ZNF654 gene encoding zinc finger protein 654 isoform X2, with the protein product MAFIKSCINHPEISKDLYFHQAFFTCLYMSPVEDQLFQEHLLRTDCKSGIEIICNTEKEGKTTLALQLCESFLVPQLQNGDMYCIWDLIFMWSKLQLKSNPSKQVFVDQCYQLLRIATNVRVIFPFMKVIKDEVGDDGLQICVEICGCALQLDLRDDPVMKCLIYKTIAHFLPNDLEILRICALSIFFLERTLESYYTVEHLYKCADEEYNEHTSSVQNRVRFELLPILKKGLFFDPEFWNFLMIKQNCLSLLGDKASVGLGASTLENSVANTEKPMERQALSEEVSLTDLSNGELDPEDLSEGHARTNHVALAASKIDHNVPRHRCALCNREFLGGHIVRHAQAHQKKGSFSCVICCRKFRQRGIMLKHLRNHVKKIQRQHLAATHHDDQETPALNEVNCSHASVSFENGNSNSSKDNESEVAVVPSTDMEVQNHDQELDVAENHVSQQDNVIENGSCDSCLNNPPEPLTTESLPEGGGSPSQESPILHRVNGALCSQKDPDVMDQEGNFKCPANSCIRVFKKIRFLNKHARKAHPADLKVQQHIMKWNKGKCRFCQRKFADSQHFIDHLKRHVYPNVYFCLHFNCNQRFKLSTELAEHTKSHSVFKAQCNFAECCELFEELPLLYEHEAQHYLNKTECSEVNEENLADTLSESLCGFQEKDASSSEKEAVDLPVPTWKARKDSTEPKTYIQSIEKKAYNVIQNGSENSSDVTATVLSLIDQKMPIVQPKTENCNVRDQLVNGHIELEQTCSASSDAALDRVADETRTENGSIPVLQNSNDIPQNNTAAVSQSPSKPNQTTENTSYGLIVTKPYVRPLPPSYLDERYISMPKRRKTVTDKIDSHSEQDKACSKSAERFRCGNCLTTYCNSEALEAHLAQKKCQTLFGFDSDDESA
- the ZNF654 gene encoding zinc finger protein 654 isoform X1; protein product: MAEDESDQESERLGEELEAIAGPRILAGVSPALSSQYYCRRFCQIVEDYAGRWQVPLPQLQVLQTALCCFTSACVSFPAECEHVQYVLSSLALSFFELLLFFGKDEFYEDPLKDILGSIQECQNLLSRYGNVNLELVTRIIRDGGPWEDPVLQAVLKAKPVSQELVNKYLSSENPLFFELRARYLIACERIPEAMAFIKSCINHPEISKDLYFHQAFFTCLYMSPVEDQLFQEHLLRTDCKSGIEIICNTEKEGKTTLALQLCESFLVPQLQNGDMYCIWDLIFMWSKLQLKSNPSKQVFVDQCYQLLRIATNVRVIFPFMKVIKDEVGDDGLQICVEICGCALQLDLRDDPVMKCLIYKTIAHFLPNDLEILRICALSIFFLERTLESYYTVEHLYKCADEEYNEHTSSVQNRVRFELLPILKKGLFFDPEFWNFLMIKQNCLSLLGDKASVGLGASTLENSVANTEKPMERQALSEEVSLTDLSNGELDPEDLSEGHARTNHVALAASKIDHNVPRHRCALCNREFLGGHIVRHAQAHQKKGSFSCVICCRKFRQRGIMLKHLRNHVKKIQRQHLAATHHDDQETPALNEVNCSHASVSFENGNSNSSKDNESEVAVVPSTDMEVQNHDQELDVAENHVSQQDNVIENGSCDSCLNNPPEPLTTESLPEGGGSPSQESPILHRVNGALCSQKDPDVMDQEGNFKCPANSCIRVFKKIRFLNKHARKAHPADLKVQQHIMKWNKGKCRFCQRKFADSQHFIDHLKRHVYPNVYFCLHFNCNQRFKLSTELAEHTKSHSVFKAQCNFAECCELFEELPLLYEHEAQHYLNKTECSEVNEENLADTLSESLCGFQEKDASSSEKEAVDLPVPTWKARKDSTEPKTYIQSIEKKAYNVIQNGSENSSDVTATVLSLIDQKMPIVQPKTENCNVRDQLVNGHIELEQTCSASSDAALDRVADETRTENGSIPVLQNSNDIPQNNTAAVSQSPSKPNQTTENTSYGLIVTKPYVRPLPPSYLDERYISMPKRRKTVTDKIDSHSEQDKACSKSAERFRCGNCLTTYCNSEALEAHLAQKKCQTLFGFDSDDESA